One window of the Anaeromyxobacter dehalogenans 2CP-C genome contains the following:
- a CDS encoding THUMP domain-containing class I SAM-dependent RNA methyltransferase, with product MRFFATCAKGTEGALRRELSGLRLPAVRGDRGGVSFEGALEAGMRACLHARTAMRVLLELARFPAPDATALYEGARAVAWQDWLDVRTTLAVEATVSSTTITHSGFAALKVKDAVVDVLRERLGARPDVDPKDPDVRIVLHLARDEATLSLDLAGAPLHRRGYRAVTTEAPLKETLAAAVLLLGGVDPALPFADPMAGSGTLAIEHALRARRIAPGLDRAFGFQRWPSYRGGPQSAWDRMKAAARAEILPRAPAPIVARDGHPKAIQALRLNAAAAGVEADLEIAQADARDLQPSADAGAIVTNPPYGERLGGGAEGASAAEARVAGKKLQGFYRGLAEMLARHHGWTAVLLSGNPHLERAIPLRPAVDHRLWNGPLEVHLLKYELP from the coding sequence ATGCGCTTCTTCGCCACCTGCGCCAAGGGCACCGAGGGTGCCCTCCGGCGCGAGCTGTCCGGCCTCCGCCTCCCCGCCGTCCGCGGCGATCGCGGCGGCGTCTCGTTCGAGGGGGCGCTGGAGGCCGGCATGCGGGCCTGCCTGCACGCGCGGACCGCCATGCGCGTCCTGCTGGAGCTGGCGCGCTTCCCGGCGCCGGACGCGACGGCGCTGTACGAGGGGGCGCGCGCGGTGGCCTGGCAGGACTGGCTCGACGTGCGGACCACGCTCGCGGTGGAGGCGACCGTCTCCTCGACCACCATCACGCACTCCGGCTTCGCGGCGCTGAAGGTGAAGGACGCGGTGGTGGACGTGCTGCGCGAGCGGCTCGGCGCGCGCCCGGACGTGGACCCGAAGGACCCGGACGTGCGGATCGTGCTGCACCTGGCCCGCGACGAGGCCACGCTCTCGCTCGATCTCGCCGGCGCGCCGCTGCACCGGCGCGGCTACCGGGCGGTGACCACCGAGGCGCCGCTCAAGGAGACGCTGGCCGCGGCGGTGCTGCTGCTCGGCGGCGTCGATCCGGCGCTCCCCTTCGCCGACCCGATGGCCGGCTCCGGCACGCTCGCCATCGAGCACGCGCTGCGCGCCCGGCGCATCGCGCCCGGCCTGGACCGCGCCTTCGGCTTCCAGCGCTGGCCGAGCTACCGGGGCGGCCCGCAGTCGGCCTGGGACCGCATGAAGGCGGCGGCGCGCGCCGAGATCCTGCCGCGCGCGCCGGCGCCCATCGTGGCGCGCGACGGCCACCCCAAGGCGATCCAGGCGCTCCGGCTCAACGCGGCCGCCGCGGGCGTCGAGGCGGACCTCGAGATCGCGCAGGCGGACGCGCGCGACCTCCAGCCGTCCGCCGACGCGGGCGCGATCGTGACGAACCCGCCCTACGGCGAGCGGCTCGGCGGCGGCGCCGAGGGCGCGAGCGCGGCCGAGGCGCGCGTCGCCGGCAAGAAGCTGCAGGGCTTCTACCGCGGGCTCGCCGAGATGCTGGCGCGCCACCACGGGTGGACGGCGGTGCTGCTCTCCGGCAACCCGCACCTCGAGCGGGCCATCCCGCTCCGGCCCGCGGTGGACCACCGGCTCTGG
- a CDS encoding OmpA family protein, giving the protein MRPAAAALLLPALACAAGAARPPLAPEAAHAGPSRCLLLAPFENASDAPHAGEAATAAVRAALDPARTAALADDDLRALFRDTPLELPEGVSPSLALELAELTGADAAVYGAVEGRSRDAAAPALLVSLRVVAAGGRDLLVAETVPVRPGAGEAPEDAIRRALAAARPALARLGDASGRRCFDPARLGALRGVAMAEVRRQPAPAPAAAVVVPVAAPAPPAAPGPAAEPAGTRTPRQAEWARRLAAGERFVLEDAAFAGRTADLQRDGGLADLVVALAAVPGVAVRVEAFVDATADAVADQRLTQAMADAATGRLRELGVAAARLTGVGYGGERPLLPNFTVRGRTANRRLEIVGHAGP; this is encoded by the coding sequence ATGCGCCCGGCCGCCGCAGCCCTGCTCCTGCCCGCCCTCGCGTGCGCCGCCGGCGCCGCGCGGCCGCCGCTCGCCCCGGAGGCCGCGCACGCCGGGCCGAGCCGCTGCCTGCTGTTGGCGCCGTTCGAGAACGCCAGCGACGCGCCGCACGCCGGCGAGGCCGCCACCGCCGCGGTGCGGGCGGCGCTCGACCCGGCGCGGACGGCGGCGCTCGCCGACGACGACCTGCGCGCCCTGTTCCGCGACACGCCGCTCGAGCTGCCCGAGGGCGTGTCCCCGTCGCTCGCGCTGGAGCTCGCCGAGCTGACCGGCGCGGACGCGGCGGTCTACGGGGCGGTGGAGGGCCGCTCGCGCGACGCCGCCGCGCCGGCGCTGCTCGTCTCGCTGCGGGTGGTCGCCGCCGGCGGCCGCGACCTGCTGGTGGCCGAGACGGTCCCGGTCCGCCCCGGCGCCGGCGAGGCGCCCGAGGACGCCATCCGGCGCGCGCTCGCCGCGGCGCGCCCGGCGCTCGCGCGGCTCGGCGACGCGTCCGGGCGCCGGTGCTTCGACCCGGCCCGCCTCGGCGCGCTACGCGGCGTGGCGATGGCCGAGGTGCGCCGGCAGCCCGCCCCCGCGCCCGCCGCGGCCGTGGTGGTCCCCGTCGCAGCGCCCGCGCCCCCCGCCGCGCCCGGGCCGGCGGCGGAGCCGGCGGGGACGCGCACGCCGCGCCAGGCCGAGTGGGCGCGGCGACTTGCCGCAGGCGAGCGGTTCGTGCTCGAGGACGCCGCCTTCGCCGGGCGCACCGCCGACCTGCAGCGCGACGGCGGCCTCGCCGACCTCGTGGTCGCGCTCGCGGCCGTGCCGGGTGTGGCGGTGCGGGTCGAGGCGTTCGTGGACGCCACGGCCGACGCGGTCGCGGACCAGCGCCTCACCCAGGCCATGGCCGACGCCGCCACCGGGCGCCTGCGGGAGCTGGGTGTGGCCGCGGCACGCCTCACCGGGGTCGGGTACGGAGGGGAGCGCCCGCTGCTCCCGAACTTCACGGTCCGTGGACGTACCGCGAACCGGCGTCTGGAGATCGTGGGGCACGCCGGCCCGTGA
- a CDS encoding GGDEF domain-containing protein, with the protein MEASEPGRTPAVMALAPPPEAARRGAFASTPLAWLLGAFATILSVGAVDSLTRSDVSLILFYLVPIGFGTWAVSVRWGAALAVASAAVSTGADVLWRLQHAAQDLAIATQVWNGFMLLGTAVALVLVLGALKGRLEGQELLARTDALTQIANRRAFIEAAQLELERARRHGRPFTVAYVDCDDFKLVNDRLGHAEGDALLVTVAQTLRGGTRAVDAVARLGGDEFGLLLPETDAAMADALLGRLLATLQSAVSRHGGWQVGFSVGAAVFLSPPDDVDELMARADELMYAAKRHAKGSIRLDVFGGITPVAADGTDPR; encoded by the coding sequence GTGGAAGCCAGTGAGCCGGGCCGTACGCCAGCGGTGATGGCGCTCGCGCCGCCGCCGGAGGCGGCGCGGCGCGGCGCGTTCGCGTCCACGCCGCTCGCCTGGCTGCTGGGGGCGTTCGCGACCATCCTCTCGGTCGGCGCGGTGGACTCGCTCACCCGCAGCGACGTCTCGCTGATCCTGTTCTACCTCGTGCCCATCGGCTTCGGGACCTGGGCCGTCTCGGTGCGCTGGGGCGCGGCGCTGGCGGTCGCGAGCGCCGCGGTCTCCACCGGCGCGGACGTCCTGTGGCGCCTGCAGCACGCGGCGCAGGACCTGGCCATCGCGACCCAGGTCTGGAACGGCTTCATGCTGCTCGGCACCGCGGTCGCGCTGGTGCTGGTGCTGGGCGCGCTGAAGGGGCGGCTGGAGGGGCAGGAGCTGCTCGCCCGCACCGACGCGCTCACGCAGATCGCGAACCGCCGCGCGTTCATCGAGGCGGCGCAGCTGGAGCTGGAGCGGGCGCGCCGCCACGGCCGGCCGTTCACGGTGGCCTACGTGGACTGCGACGACTTCAAGCTGGTGAACGACCGGCTCGGCCACGCCGAGGGCGACGCGCTGCTCGTCACGGTGGCGCAGACGCTGCGCGGCGGCACGCGCGCGGTGGACGCGGTGGCGCGCCTGGGCGGCGACGAGTTCGGCCTGCTGCTGCCCGAGACCGACGCGGCCATGGCCGACGCGCTGCTCGGGCGCCTGCTGGCGACGCTGCAGTCCGCGGTCTCGCGCCACGGCGGCTGGCAGGTCGGCTTCTCGGTGGGCGCGGCGGTGTTCCTCTCGCCGCCCGACGACGTGGACGAGCTGATGGCCCGCGCGGACGAGCTGATGTACGCCGCCAAGCGGCACGCCAAGGGCTCGATCCGCCTGGACGTGTTCGGCGGGATCACGCCGGTCGCCGCGGACGGGACCGATCCGCGGTAG